A single genomic interval of Anopheles marshallii chromosome 2, idAnoMarsDA_429_01, whole genome shotgun sequence harbors:
- the LOC128708841 gene encoding uncharacterized protein LOC128708841: MSIIFGSEMKAIYLLSLGLIYLCKPATSLEEPNTTLAPVENYKTNPYCFRFTWMGPKYNKDTPYKNLSCDNILKKAKGIPCFHPLVITNNTNVPDTNYMWEEYKDKPSQIACRLVRGEVCARYSYRYNGAIENITYMCAKLNVDNESSTSSSCFKEDRQGREIEVCVCESAAGRTPCNRSANVLADSVPVAPLMLVVAMIQLLLIKCLQWR; this comes from the exons ATGTCGATCATCTTCGGTTCGGAAATGAAAGCAATTTATTTGCTGTCGcttggtttgatttatttgtgcAAACCCGCTACAAGCCTCG aAGAACCAAACACTACGCTGGCCCCGGTGgaaaattacaaaaccaatccGTACTGTTTCCGGTTTACGTGGATGGGCCCGAAGTACAACAAGGACACACCGTACAAAAATCTGAGCTGCGACAACATCCTGAAGAAGGCGAAAGGCATCCCGTGTTTTCATCCGCTGGTCATAACGA ACAACACTAACGTACCGGACACTAACTACATGTGGGAAGAGTATAAGGACAAACCGTCCCAAATTGCCTGCCGGCTAGTACGTGGTGAGGTGTGCGCACGGTACTCTTACCGCTACAATGGTGCAA TAGAAAACATAACCTACATGTGCGCGAAACTTAACGTGGACAATGAATCGTCTACCTCATCCAGCTGCTTCAAGGAGGACCGGCAAGGGCGAGAGATTgaggtgtgcgtgtgcgaatCGGCCGCTGGACGTACGCCGTGCAACCGATCGGCAAATGTGCTAGCGGATAGTGTTCCTGTTGCGCCATTGATGCTGGTAGTAGCCATGATTCAGCTGTTACTAATAAAGTGCTTACAGTGGCGGTAG